One Synechococcus sp. Nb3U1 genomic window, CCTGCCGATAAAGGCGGAATGCTCTATCACCCGCCGCAACGCTTACAAGAATGCTGCCAGCCCTTCAGCCCGTTGGAGTTTGCCTACCGTTTTTTGCTAGCGGATCCCCGCATTCAGACCCTTAGTTTGGGTATTACCCACCCAGAGGAGTTGCAAACGGCCTTGACCGCTCTAGAAAATCCAGAGGGTTGGTTGCAGGAGGGCGCAGCGATTCAAGAACGGTTACGACAGGCCGAACTCGAACGCCTCGCAGCCACTCGCTGTGCCCAGTGCTATGCCTGCCTACCCTGTCCGGAAGGGATCCACATTCCCGAGGTGTTGCGCCTGCGAAACTTGGCGCTCTCTCATGATATGAAAGAATTCGGCCAGTACCGTTACAACATGTTTGGCCAGGCTGGACATTGGTTCCCTGGGGTAACAGGGGATCACTGTACCGAGTGTGGGGACTGTCTACCCCGCTGCCCGGAACAGTTGCGGATCCCGGATTTGTTGATGGAAACTCACCAGCTACTGCACCGCGCCCCGATTCGTCGGTTATGGGAGTGAGGGAAATTCTTGTTTTCTGATCGCAGTTGGGATTTTGCCCATGTCTTTTTCAATCCCTTTGTACTGGGATCGCCTGACCGACGGGATCCCGGCTGCCCTTGCGGCTGACCTGATCCTAGTTTCGGATGGACATGCTCTGCTGGCGCTGGAGTTTTCCCCTTTCGAAAGACGCCTACGGGAACAGATGGAAAAACGCTTCCGTGAGGTGGATTGGATCCCTAGGGCGAACCTACAGGGGGTTAGGGAGGCGGTACGGGCCTACTTTGCTGGGGAATGGGATCCCATCCAGGCGTTGCCCGTGAACCCGGGCGGTACCCCCTTTCAGCAGCAGGTGTGGCAGATGTTGCGGGGGATCCCGGTTGGAGAAACCCGCACCTACGGTGAGCTGGCCGCTCAACTGGGCCACCCCCATGGGGCACGAGCGGTGGGCATGGCCAATGCCCGTAACCCAATCGCCATTGTCATCCCCTGTCATCGTGTTATCGGCGCAGGGGCGGATCTAAGGGGGTATGCTGGCGGGTTGGAGCGCAAACGCTGGCTCTTGGCCCACGAAGCGAATCAAGCTCCCGTCTGTGTTGAGCTGAGAACAGGAACAGACACGCCTGTCCAGTTGAGTTTGATTGGTTGATTTTTTGGATTGGGATCCCTGCCCATGCAATTGAAAGATGTTTTACGTTTGCTCCTCCTGTCGGCCATTTGGGGATTTTCCTTCATTTTTATGCGGGTCATTGCGCCCGTGTTGGGGCCAGTGGTGACCGCGGAGCTGCGGGTGATGTTGGCGGGGATCGTCCTGAGCCTTTATCTTGGGTTGATTCGCTTCCCGGTGGGATGGAAAGAGCATTGGCGGCAATACCTGATGATCGGGTCGATCAATTCTGCCTTGCCGTTTTTGCTGTTTTCTTTTGCAGCACAACACATTCCCGCCGCATATTCGATCATCTTCAATGCCAGCGCACCGCTATTTGGGGCGATTTTTGGGGTGATTTGGCTGGAGGAATCCTTCAATTTCAGCAAAGGTTTGGGGTTACTTTTGGGGTTGGCGGGGGTGGCTTTGGTCAGTCGGGCTGGTCTCAGCACAGAATTTTCCCAGTGGTTTGGGTGGGCGATGGCAGCTTGCTTGGGGGCCGCGATGTGTTATGGGTTGGCCGGGGTTTACTTGAAACGCTATGCCCAACACATTAAACCGATGGGAATTGCAGCCGGCAGCCAAATTGCAGCAGGGCTGGTGCTGTTGCCTTTGGTGCCTTTCGCTCCCCCTACAGGGCCTTTTACAGCCATGATTGGATTGAATGTCTTGGGGTTGTCATTGCTCTGTAGTGCCGTGGCCTATTTGTTTTATTTTCAGTTGATAGCCGATATTGGCCCCACCAAAGCCCTGACCGTTACCTTCTTGGTGCCTGTGTTCGGCTTGCTGTGGGGATCCCTGTTTTTGGGGGAAGCGGTAACAGTTTCGATGCTGATGGGCTGTGGGTTGGTGCTGCTGGGAACGATGCTTGTCCTGCGCAGATTCTAGGGTTGCTCAGCAGGAGAAGATCCTCGAAGATCCTCAGCACTATAAAAAAGTTCAAAGCAAACATCAAGATAATTAAGACAAACCGAAACTTCTGAGAAGGTTCACCCTAGACCAAATCTCTCTAGGCTAATGCGGAAATCGTGGGGTATCTTTCAGTCAAGTTCACATCCCAACATAAAAAGCAATCATTACAGCCTTTTCCAGGGTTACCTGATACAGCAAATTCAGGTCAATCCTTTGCTCCATAAGGTTTTTTACCTAGCTCAAGAGTCTGTGTAAAGTTGGGAAAGGCTGTAGGGATGAGTTCCTTCGAGTAGTTGTAGTAGCTCTGAAGGAGCAGGGTTTGTTTTTGAATCTACGGTTTTCTGCTTACAAAAAAGTAGCTATGAGGTCTTTGATACTATGGCTTACCAAATTTCGGGTGAGTGTATAGGTTGCAATATCTGCATAACCAGTTGCCCTAATCAAGCCATTAGCAACCAAGACGGAGAGTACTGGATCAATCCTCTTTTGTGCAATAACTGTGAAGGATTTTTCCCGGAACCTCAGTGTCTGAGCTTATGTCCTGATTCGGCCCCCCGGCCTTATGAGGCAATGAAAGGGCGTAATCGCACGATTGTGGCACGCATTCGCAGCAGCCCCCCTCTGTTTTTGAACGGTCGGAACCAGGCTTTTGCCTCGTCGATTGTCGTGTGGGAAACCTGCAATTTTCTATCTCAGTTTCAATCTTTGCCCCTAGAGCAACGGGAGAACCACCAGGTTTGCTACCACAAATCCGTTGGCCACAACCAGGGATCCCTGACCCTATGCGGAGAGCGGATCCCGGAGGGATCCACAACAGATGTGCGGGCTGCCTGTTTACATCTGATCTTTTCTGCTTATGCCACAGAGCTGGAGATGCCCTGGAAGGAGTCGTTTGTCTGTACGGATCAGCAATTGGAGTCTTATTTGGGCTGGGATAAACGCAAAGATTTGAGCAAAATCGCCCGTCTCAATCTGTTGATGAACTGGGTAGAGCAAGTCTGCCAAATCAAGGCCACCATCGATTGGCCTAGCCAGGGCAGGGTGAAGGGGTTTTCAGTACCCTCGGGATCCCTGTGGACGCTCCAGAAGATGCAACGCCACTTTCAAAAAGATGAGCAGGGCTGCAACCATCTGGTGGGCCTGACCTGGGTGATCCAGCCCGGCGAATGGACGCGGTATTTTTTGAATCGGCAGGGGTGCCGGCGGCGGGAAGCCTTTTATCAGTATGGCAGTTTGCCCTTATCCCTGTTGCAAGCGGTGATGAGCTATTGGCAACACCACGAAGGAGCGGTGCGCCTGCTGCTATGGCTGCTATTTAAGGTGCGGATGGGGCGGCAACAACGTCTGACGGTGCCCACCTTGATGCGGGTGGCCTATGGGGAAGAGCGACTGCAAGAGGCCCATCTCAACCTGCAGGAGCGCAAACGGCTGGTACGCACCTTTGAGAGCGATCTGGAAATTCTCAGCCACTACGGTCTCAAGCCGGAGTTTGACCCGCTCACCTATCCGGCCAACCTGCAACCCCTGTGGGCCCGATTGTCAGCGGTGCCCGAGGATGCCAACGAGGCGCTGGACTTTTGGATTGAGGATGCTAACAATGGCGGAGCCTTGACGGCCATCGGGCCGCGAGGCAAATGGGGGCTCCTGATGCAGGCCCGGATCCAGCGGTTTCACCTGCCTCCTGACTGGCATGCTCAAACTGTTCAAGCCACCCAGTCCTCAGCTAGCGGATCGGGATCCCGGCGCCGCCGCAAGAAGGTCAAATCTACCCCAGTAGCAACGGCATCT contains:
- a CDS encoding methylated-DNA--[protein]-cysteine S-methyltransferase, with translation MSFSIPLYWDRLTDGIPAALAADLILVSDGHALLALEFSPFERRLREQMEKRFREVDWIPRANLQGVREAVRAYFAGEWDPIQALPVNPGGTPFQQQVWQMLRGIPVGETRTYGELAAQLGHPHGARAVGMANARNPIAIVIPCHRVIGAGADLRGYAGGLERKRWLLAHEANQAPVCVELRTGTDTPVQLSLIG
- a CDS encoding DMT family transporter codes for the protein MQLKDVLRLLLLSAIWGFSFIFMRVIAPVLGPVVTAELRVMLAGIVLSLYLGLIRFPVGWKEHWRQYLMIGSINSALPFLLFSFAAQHIPAAYSIIFNASAPLFGAIFGVIWLEESFNFSKGLGLLLGLAGVALVSRAGLSTEFSQWFGWAMAACLGAAMCYGLAGVYLKRYAQHIKPMGIAAGSQIAAGLVLLPLVPFAPPTGPFTAMIGLNVLGLSLLCSAVAYLFYFQLIADIGPTKALTVTFLVPVFGLLWGSLFLGEAVTVSMLMGCGLVLLGTMLVLRRF
- a CDS encoding helix-turn-helix domain-containing protein codes for the protein MAYQISGECIGCNICITSCPNQAISNQDGEYWINPLLCNNCEGFFPEPQCLSLCPDSAPRPYEAMKGRNRTIVARIRSSPPLFLNGRNQAFASSIVVWETCNFLSQFQSLPLEQRENHQVCYHKSVGHNQGSLTLCGERIPEGSTTDVRAACLHLIFSAYATELEMPWKESFVCTDQQLESYLGWDKRKDLSKIARLNLLMNWVEQVCQIKATIDWPSQGRVKGFSVPSGSLWTLQKMQRHFQKDEQGCNHLVGLTWVIQPGEWTRYFLNRQGCRRREAFYQYGSLPLSLLQAVMSYWQHHEGAVRLLLWLLFKVRMGRQQRLTVPTLMRVAYGEERLQEAHLNLQERKRLVRTFESDLEILSHYGLKPEFDPLTYPANLQPLWARLSAVPEDANEALDFWIEDANNGGALTAIGPRGKWGLLMQARIQRFHLPPDWHAQTVQATQSSASGSGSRRRRKKVKSTPVATASEGPRTPPETSEKTAFGSDKPLSGADISAARRQRGISQRELAQRLGRSQSWVRDVENERFQIGSSDHKRLLKALHSDPEQQQA